From Ipomoea triloba cultivar NCNSP0323 chromosome 5, ASM357664v1, the proteins below share one genomic window:
- the LOC116021263 gene encoding uncharacterized protein DDB_G0271670-like → MNADLQQKKKRKENESSKRSPLLDFNKIPKFTTKRSNTSAASSSSSSSSSSSSIGASKSCLRVVLSSNNSSSKSAPRKKPTSFFSTKTGNLRSNSSKENVLPRPISENSKKNAPSLYQWQSGKKPVSRTYQKSKLCADPSDSGKNPRSGSEKVALNREGLKRAEPKNGSGKQPIQLFNLDNSFSSFENRTPVGKLASGSGLDCGNFVGEILEEESNGKTNTSIAKTPPIEASVSPEIPYGLSAVLASAKTPCYGAGHVLSGVTDKRKCRPRGVLTVGPVLDSSLKRWKADESNKESVNSRVVYKSRTSFVPLPAEASMCWLSSPCGEGDGTRKSGSASQFPGLMGSATLELPPTTSDLDCDGSTVGKTRIVLHYPMESELQELSKPSYEKNDSFVMDNSPHSTSTLSCGNVIQTPKSDSSSALDFGLSWVNVDEHHKQPGFEYELDEVTEILRKASLSPQNQMPTHDAPEMSFKFTNSTSPFGFIGITECQKCRDAAASLLSDSSFGNASESNMRISWRDGLVGVSRTIEMDELDRCRWLSDEENDNVCCGNDQMKSIQSFEGSAYEENDLVKSVLKSPELLKEEPCIYKNGKKKLSPQRPSSCAESIFTDGGGLVSSADSDWTLCCKSQQFRI, encoded by the coding sequence ATGAATGCAGATCTgcagcagaagaagaagaggaaggagAACGAGAGCTCGAAGAGAAGCCCATTgctagattttaataaaatccCCAAATTCACCACCAAAAGAAGCAACACCTCTGCcgcttcttcttcctcttcttcttcttcgtcgtcGTCATCTATTGGGGCTTCAAAATCATGCCTTCGTGTTGTACTCTCTTCCAACAATTCCTCTTCGAAGAGTGCTCCTCGTAAAAAGCCCACATCTTTTTTCAGCACAAAGACTGGAAATCTGAGGTCAAACTCCTCTAAAGAGAACGTTTTGCCCAGACCCATTTCAGAAAACTCCAAAAAGAACGCACCGTCCCTCTACCAATGGCAGTCCGGGAAGAAACCCGTATCCAGAACTTATCAAAAATCCAAGCTTTGTGCTGATCCGTCCGATTCCGGGAAGAACCCGAGATCTGGGTCAGAGAAAGTTGCTCTAAATCGGGAGGGTTTGAAGCGAGCGGAGCCTAAAAACGGTTCAGGTAAGCAGCCAATCCAGCTTTTTAACTTGGATAATAGTTTTAGTAGTTTTGAGAATCGCACTCCTGTTGGGAAATTAGCATCCGGGTCTGGTCTAGATTGTGGTAATTTTGTTGGTGAAATTTTGGAAGAGGAATCCAATGGAAAAACTAACACTAGCATTGCTAAGACCCCTCCCATTGAAGCCTCAGTGTCCCCTGAGATTCCATATGGGTTGTCTGCAGTTCTGGCTTCAGCAAAAACTCCTTGTTATGGTGCTGGGCATGTTCTCTCAGGGGTCACCGATAAACGAAAATGCAGGCCCAGAGGGGTTCTTACTGTAGGGCCTGTGCTTGATTCCTCATTGAAGCGTTGGAAAGCTGATGAGAGTAATAAGGAGAGTGTTAATAGCAGGGTGGTTTACAAGTCAAGGACTTCTTTTGTGCCTTTGCCTGCTGAGGCCTCAATGTGTTGGCTGTCATCTCCCTGTGGTGAAGGAGATGGCACCCGTAAGAGTGGTTCAGCTAGCCAATTCCCGGGGTTGATGGGCTCTGCCACTCTTGAGTTACCGCCTACTACTTCTGATTTAGATTGCGATGGTAGTACTGTGGGGAAGACAAGGATTGTTTTGCATTATCCGATGGAATCTGAATTGCAAGAGTTATCGAAGCCTTCCTATGAGAAAAATGACAGCTTTGTGATGGATAATTCTCCACATTCTACGAGCACGTTAAGCTGTGGTAATGTCATTCAGACCCCCAAGTCGGATTCAAGCTCAGCCCTAGATTTTGGATTGTCGTGGGTTAATGTAGATGAACATCATAAGCAACCTGGATTTGAATATGAACTTGATGAGGTTACAGAAATTCTTCGCAAAGCGAGCTTATCACCCCAGAATCAGATGCCTACTCATGATGCTCCTGAGATGAGTTTCAAGTTTACTAATTCAACCTCGCCTTTTGGTTTCATTGGCATCACTGAATGTCAAAAATGTAGGGATGCTGCTGCATCTTTGCTTTCCGATTCCTCATTTGGAAATGCATCCGAGTCTAACATGAGAATATCGTGGAGGGATGGATTAGTCGGTGTCAGTCGAACTATTGAGATGGATGAGTTAGATCGCTGCAGATGGCTGTCAGATGAAGAAAACGACAATGTATGCTGCGGTAATGATCAGATGAAGTCAATTCAAAGTTTTGAAGGCAGTGCCTATGAAGAAAACGATCTTGTGAAAAGTGTGCTTAAATCTCCTGAATTACTTAAGGAGGAACCTTGCATTTATAAGAATGGGAAGAAAAAGTTGTCTCCACAAAGACCTAGTTCTTGTGCAGAGTCCATATTTACTGATGGTGGAGGCCTAGTTTCTTCTGCAGATTCAGATTGGACTCTTTGCTGCAAAAGTCAGCAGTTTCGGATTTGA
- the LOC116020295 gene encoding uncharacterized protein LOC116020295 yields the protein MEGLIPLVCRSIKRSKTRQQYEFLSSGTAAHTFIIQDFYQTGGYNHSSPEAEAVEGNRHRRHKSLYAQNGGGFSPDLATAKPEKLVRFRSHRMFSCVTGA from the coding sequence ATGGAAGGTCTGATTCCACTGGTTTGCAGGAGCATCAAGAGGAGCAAAACTCGACAGCAGTACGAGTTTCTCTCTTCAGGGACTGCTGCTCACACCTTCATCATTCAAGACTTTTACCAGACTGGCGGCTACAACCATTCATCACCTGAGGCTGAGGCTGTGGAGGGTAATAGGCACCGGCGGCACAAGTCTCTCTATGCCCAAAATGGTGGTGGCTTTTCGCCCGATCTCGCCACTGCTAAGCCTGAAAAACTTGTGAGGTTCAGGAGCCACAGGATGTTCTCATGTGTAACTGGAGCATAA
- the LOC116018949 gene encoding thioredoxin-like fold domain-containing protein MRL7L, chloroplastic yields the protein MELQLAVTTQFSHSPPRTRASFWRNKPSNPMISSSRLQLFCPPPLSLSLFSSPCLVASYRESGLRASKFEELLKFRDGNEDDDEGSDSDTDEMEGDDSFVMDEEERLEWRRKIREVMDMRPEVEEEVDPVEKRRRMEKLLADYPLIMEEEDPNWPEDADGRGFKLDQFFNKISIKNVKKDNDDEGYDSENEIVWQDDDYIRPIKDLTTAEWEEAVFKDFSPLIVLVHNRYRRPKENEKIRDELEKAIQIIWNCRIPSPRCVAVDAIVEHDLVSALKVSLFPELIFTKSGKILYREKALRTADELSKIMAFFYYGAAKPSFLNVTGNDEETIPTIQISNKQG from the exons ATGGAACTCCAGCTCGCTGTAACAACGCAATTTTCACACTCCCCCCCAAGAACGAGAGCTTCTTTCTGGAGAAACAAACCGAGTAATCCCATGATTTCTTCTTCAAGGTTGCAGCTCTTTTGTCCTCCACCACTATCACTATCACTATTCAGCTCTCCTTGTCTG GTTGCTAGTTATAGGGAAAGTGGATTGAGAGCTTCAAAATTTGAAGAATTGCTTAAATTTCGTGATGgaaatgaggatgatgatgaaggGTCTGATTCCGATACGGATGAAATGGAGGGTGATGATTCGTTTGTAATGGATGAGGAAGAGAGGCTGGAATGGAGGAGAAAGATTAGGGAAGTTATGGACATGCGTCCTGAGGTTGAGGAAGAGGTAGACCCTGTTGAGAAGAGGAGAAGGATGGAGAAGCTTTTGGCTGATTACCCTCTTATCATGGAAGAAGAAGACCCCAATTGGCCGGAGGATGCAGATGGTCGTGGTTTCAAGCTCGACCAGTTCTTCAACAAGATTTCCATTAAGAATGTCAAGAAGGATAACGACGATGAGGGTTACGACAGTGAGAATGAAATAGTGTGGCAGGATGATGACTATATTCGTCCAATTAAAGACTTGACCACTGCAGAATGGGAAGAGGCGGTGTTTAAGGATTTCAGTCCCTTGATTGTCCTTGTTCATAATCGTTATAGAAG GCCAAAGGAAAATGAGAAGATTCGGGATGAATTGGAGAAAGCTATACAAATCATCTGGAACTGTAGAATCCCTTCACCTAGG TGTGTGGCCGTTGATGCTATTGTTGAGCATGATTTGGTGTCTGCCCTGAAAGTATCTCTTTTCCCTGAGCTCATATTCACCAAATCTGGGAAGATCTTGTACCGTGAAAAAG CGCTTCGAACAGCAGATGAGCTGTCAAAAATAATGGCATTCTTTTACTATGGAGCAGCCAAGCCATCTTTTCTGAATGTGACTGGAAATGATGAAGAGACAATCCCTACCATTCAAATAAGCAATAAGCAAGGCTAG
- the LOC116020809 gene encoding centlein-like — protein MEISRETDDYIRESIEHTLGLPVSTQTLQLKLQASEQSLLLLRNQCLFLQSKLKEKDDVVERTRAEASMNAVALKKFVEENQRLAVECSNLLAQCKRWERECSLYDRDREALMDFGNEADQRAKEAEIRVRELEEEVQKMEEEFRFYKYEAQQVDTSGEDASTGQVLLESLLASIMGKDEVQSKAHGFLEANSNVEVCKMLLKAWNRLRPSDHKVLALAAEVKTLQKDKEHLLINLHRAEEEVKVLFEENNMLDEENKKILELYHREKHSSSSGGKNSGCTSTKGNKRKSCSKTNSSIERKIDFSNVDSSRLPLSPLRENSPECRAYKK, from the exons ATGGAGATTTCTCGTGAAACTGATGATTATATTCGAGAATCGATCGAGCACACTCTTGGCCTCCCCGTCTCGACTCAAACTCTTCAATTGAAGCTTCAAGCGTCCGAACAATCACTTCTCCTGCTCCGCAATCAGTGTCTTTTCTTGCAATCGAAACTAAAAGAAAAGGATGACGTCGTTGAGCGCACTAGG GCTGAGGCGAGTATGAATGCGGTTGCGTTGAAGAAGTTCGTGGAGGAGAACCAGAGACTGGCGGTGGAGTGCTCGAATTTGTTGGCGCAGTGCAAGAGATGGGAGAGAGAGTGCTCGTTGTACGACCGTGACCGAGAGGCATTGATGGATTTTGGAAATGAGGCGGACCAGAGGGCCAAGGAGGCCGAGATACGTGTGCGCGAGTTAGAGGAGGAGGTGCAGAAGATGGAGGAGGAATTTCGGTTCTACAAGTACGAGGCCCAACAG GTTGATACATCTGGAGAGGATGCATCTACAGGACAAGTTTTGCTAGAGTCTTTGTTGGCAAGCATAATGGGAAAAGATGAAGTTCAATCAAAAGCACATGGTTTTCTAGAGGCAAATAGCAATGTCGAAGTTTGCAAAATGTTGCTAAAGGCGTGGAACAG ATTGAGGCCATCGGATCACAAGGTTCTTGCATTGGCAGCTGAAGTAAAAACATTGCAGAAAGATAAGGAACACTTGTTAATTAACCTTCACAGAGCTGAAGAGGAG GTGAAAGTATTGTTTGAAGAAAACAATATGTTGGATGAGGAGAACAAGAAGATATTGGAGCTATATCACAGAGAGAAGCATAGTTCTAGTTCTGGCGGAAAGAACTCAGGCTGTACTTCCACAAAG ggaaacaaaagaaaatcatGTTCCAAGACCAACAGCTCCATTGAGAGAAAAATTGACTTTAGTAATGTTGATTCGTCAAGGCTGCCATTATCACCCCTAAGGGAGAATTCACCTGAATGTAGAGCTTACAAGAAGTAG